A DNA window from Arachis duranensis cultivar V14167 chromosome 3, aradu.V14167.gnm2.J7QH, whole genome shotgun sequence contains the following coding sequences:
- the LOC107477180 gene encoding uncharacterized protein LOC107477180 isoform X1, translated as MKNHKPLFFITIFTVLVAVVPTVQLVVASLPSASSSSSRKVGEWEILTKHNFSSQIQLYPHILLLLTIPWSGEARSLMKDVSLMVSDRFEEFGNLKLMYMHRNIEKMLADSLGASADGISVLYFHYSVSYKYKGRFNARNILSSLRPYMSLAPEEVPLKSLNTPEDLRVFVDSTDKVLVLVDFCGWTPKLLAKSRKNGTENGFSMRGDHLGMGFSGGNDKLPISSGKTNQKVPENHMCKAELGINNGFCEAPGLGESASVNDGLLEDSKDTTFHVPYSCSPEQFERFHSFYLKFMTAVREFFLPPERHRFGLVSDKSMLSSLGVDESGSWFAVLYQAGCSSCSNIIKVEDDLNYVLQMNNYFVKELEGNGHDRDPILPANKPSVLLFVDRSSDSSETRGKSKEALDAFRVLAQHYNVVNQAGNSSNDNHVKVSVQDYHEWKSKSEHPKLKLSMTAQKIKLKEKLSSIMLLKDGQQLRLENIASDIKASSLSEIFGYLLQQKKASKLSSLAKDLGFQLLSDDIDIKSANAEQPPSEFQSNQISTETSQEGHTDTVEQENGPHRSAIELQSNPNLNDPSSQHDEVKPPTIVSSNDIKYGDSEESVGDQDLSAANLKLETEDSSDGYMIGEGKSHFIGFNGSFFYSDGNYQLLKSLTGGSTIPSLVIVDPFWQQHYVYPEVETFDFSSLHAFLSEFLNGTLYPYQRSGHVLKGQREATRPPFVNLDFHELDSIPRITTCTFSELVIGFNLSNKENASNAWNKDVLVLFSNSWCAFCQRMEMVVREVYLAIKDYANMLRSGSQDVKEGLDYVTLKLPEIYLLDCTLNDCDLILKSANQGEVYPALILFPAEIKKAILYQGDMAVIDIMKFVADHGSNFHHLIKEKVLWVSERVVKNQDLYDTLQTEIHEESLHKHSKYVAAPVHDNMGDEVVRPNVMNSPVSDGSHEALSQVMIGSVLIATEKLSGVQPFDRAKILIVAADQLTGFQGLIINKPIEWNVLPTLQEGFEKLKEAPLSFGGPVMQSGLPLSSLTTVSSGSSPEILPRIYFLDQVTTIRKIEELKSANKPADNYWFFLGFSSWGWDQLYHEMAAGAWDLSDDGVRHLNWP; from the exons ATGAAGAATCACAAACCACTATTCTTCATCACCATATTCACGGTGCTAGTCGCAGTGGTACCTACCGTACAACTAGTTGTAGCATCGTTACCATCagcatcatcgtcatcatcgcGCAAAGTTGGCGAATGGGAGATCCTCACCAAACACAATTTCTCTTCTCAGATCCAACTCTATCCCCACATCCTCCTTCTCCTCACTATTCCAT GGTCTGGTGAGGCTCGTTCTCTTATGAAGGATGTGTCACTAATGGTTTCTGATAGGTTTGAAGAGTTTGGCAATCTGAAATTGATGTATATGCATAGGAATATTGAGAAGATGCTGGCAGATTCCCTTGGTGCTAGTGCTGATGGGATATCAGTGCTTTATTTTCACTATTCGGTGTCTTACAAGTACAAAGGGAGGTTCAATGCCAGGAACATTTTGTCTTCATTGCGTCCTTACATGTCTCTTGCGCCTGAGGAGGTTCCTCTCAAATCCCTCAACACTCCTGAGGATTTGAGAGTCTTCGTCGATTCAACCGATAAGGTTCTGGTTCTTGTTGACTTTTGTGGTTGGACCCCGAAGCTACTCGCCAAGAGTAGGAAAAATGGAACAGAAAATGGGTTTAGCATGCGAG GTGATCACCTTGGAATGGGCTTTAGCGGAGGGAATGACAAACTTCCAATATCAAGTGGGAAGACTAACCAGAAGGTGCCTG AGAATCATATGTGCAAGGCGGAGCTTGGTATCAATAATGGGTTCTGTGAAGCTCCTGGGCTTGGGGAATCTGCCTCAGTAAATGATGGTCTTCTTGAGGATTCTAAGGATACAACTTTTCATGTTCCATATTCCTGTTCACCTGAACAATTCGAACGGTTTCATTCTTTTTACTTGAAATTCATGACTGCTGTGAGAGAATTCTTTCTGCCTCCAGAACGACATAGATTTGGTCTGGTTTCAGATAAATCAATGCTTTCATCCCTTGGTGTTGATGAATCTGGTTCGTGGTTTGCAGTTCTCTACCAAGCTGGGTGTTCAAGTTgttcaaatattattaaagtagAGGATGACTTGAACTATGTTTTGCAgatgaataattattttgtcAAAGAG CTGGAAGGTAATGGACATGATCGGGATCCAATTTTACCAGCAAACAAGCCATCAGTACTTTTATTTGTTGATAGATCATCTGACTCCTCTGAGACTAGGGGGAAAAGTAAGGAAGCACTTGATGCTTTTAGAGTATTGGCACAACACTATAATGTTGTGAATCAAGCAGGTAATAGTAGCAATGATAATCACGTGAAAGTTTCTGTCCAAGATTATCATGAGTGGAAGAGTAAATCTGAGCATCCCAAGTTAAAGTTGTCTATGACAGCTCAGAAGATTAAACTAAAGGAGAAGCTGTCTTCCATCATGCTTCTAAAAGATGGTCAGCAACTTCGATTGGAAAATATAGCTTCGGATATAAAAGCTAGTTCTTTGAGTGAGATCTTTGGTTACCTTCTCCAGCAAAAGAAGGCTTCAAAACTTAGCTCCCTTGCAAAGGATTTAGGTTTCCAACTTTTATCTGATGATATTGATATCAAGTCAGCAAATGCTGAACAACCACCGTCAGAGTTTCAgtcaaatcaaatttcaacAGAAACTTCTCAAGAAGGCCATACGGATACTGTAGAGCAGGAAAATGGTCCACATAGATCTGCTATTGAGCTTCAGAGCAATCCCAATTTAAATGATCCATCTTCTCAGCATGACGAAGTGAAGCCACCTACTATTGTCTCAAGTAATGATATAAAATATGGGGATTCTGAAGAATCTGTTGGTGATCAAGATCTTTCTGCTGCCAACTTGAAACTGGAAACAGAAGATTCTTCAGATGGGTACATGATCGGGGAAGGAAAGTCTCATTTTATTGGTTTTAATGGTTCTTTTTTCTATTCTGATGGAAATTACCAGTTACTTAAAAGTCTAACTGGGGGTTCTACAATTCCATCTTTGGTTATAGTTGACCCCTTTTGGCAACAACACTATGTTTACCCTGAAGTGGAAACTTTCGACTTTTCTTCACTGCATGCTTTTCTTTCCGAGTTTCTTAATGGAACCCTGTATCCGTATCAGCGGTCAGGACATGTTCTTAAAGGCCAAAGGGAGGCCACCCGTCCTCCATTTGTTAATTTGGATTTTCATGAGCTGGACTCTATACCTAGGATCACGACTTGCACTTTCTCTGAACTTGTTATTGGTTTCAACCTGTCTAATAAAGAAAATGCTTCTAATGCATGGAATAAAGATGTGTTGGTCTTGTTTAGCAATAGTTGGTGTGCATTTTGCCAGAGAATGGAAATGGTTGTACGGGAAGTATATTTGGCCATCAAGGACTATGCAAATATGTTGAGGAGTGGATCCCAGGACGTGAAAG AAGGCTTGGATTATGTTACGCTGAAGCTTCCTGAAATCTACTTATTAGATTGTACGTTGAATGACTGTGACTTGATATTGAAGTCAGCAAATCAG GGCGAGGTTTATCCTGCACTGATTTTATTTCCGGCAGAAATCAAGAAAGCTATTCTTTATCAAGGAGATATGGCAGTAATTGATATTATGAAGTTTGTGGCTGACCATGGAAGTAACTTTCATCATCTTATCAAGGAGAAAG TTCTTTGGGTATCTGAGAGGGTAGTGAAGAATCAAGATTTGTATGATACTTTGCAAACTGAAATCCATGAAGAATCACTTCATAAACACAGCAAATATGTTGCAGCTCCAGTTCATGATAACATGGGGGACGAGGTGGTCAGACCTAATGTGATGAATTCACCTGTATCAGATGGATCACATGAAGCATTGTCTCAAGTGATGATTGGTTCAGTGCTAATTGCCACAGAAAAGCTCTCTGGGGTTCAGCCATTTGACAGAGCGAAGATTCTCATCGTGGCAGCTGATCAATTAACCGGATTTCAAGGTCTTATCATTAACAAGCCTATAGAATGGAATGTTCTGCCTACACTCCAAGAAGGTTTTGAAAAGCTTAAGGAGGCTCCTCTATCCTTTGGTGGTCCAGTTATGCAATCTGGACTGCCTCTTTCATCTTTAACAACAGTTTCCAGTGGTTCTTCACCCGAAATCCTTCCCCGAATTTACTTTCTTGATCAGGTAACAACAATTCGAAAAATCGAGGAACTAAAGTCAGCAAATAAACCAGCTGATAATTACTGGTTTTTCCTCGGGTTCTCGAGTTGGGGTTGGGACCAGTTATATCATGAAATGGCAGCAGGAGCATGGGACTTGAGTGATGATGGCGTGAGACATTTAAATTGGCCATGA
- the LOC107477180 gene encoding uncharacterized protein LOC107477180 isoform X2, with the protein MKNHKPLFFITIFTVLVAVVPTVQLVVASLPSASSSSSRKVGEWEILTKHNFSSQIQLYPHILLLLTIPWSGEARSLMKDVSLMVSDRFEEFGNLKLMYMHRNIEKMLADSLGASADGISVLYFHYSVSYKYKGRFNARNILSSLRPYMSLAPEEVPLKSLNTPEDLRVFVDSTDKVLVLVDFCGWTPKLLAKSRKNGTENGFSMRGDHLGMGFSGGNDKLPISSGKTNQKVPENHMCKAELGINNGFCEAPGLGESASVNDGLLEDSKDTTFHVPYSCSPEQFERFHSFYLKFMTAVREFFLPPERHRFGLVSDKSMLSSLGVDESGSWFAVLYQAGCSSCSNIIKVEDDLNYVLQMNNYFVKELEGNGHDRDPILPANKPSVLLFVDRSSDSSETRGKSKEALDAFRVLAQHYNVVNQAGNSSNDNHVKVSVQDYHEWKSKSEHPKLKLSMTAQKIKLKEKLSSIMLLKDGQQLRLENIASDIKASSLSEIFGYLLQQKKASKLSSLAKDLGFQLLSDDIDIKSANAEQPPSEFQSNQISTETSQEGHTDTVEQENGPHRSAIELQSNPNLNDPSSQHDEVKPPTIVSSNDIKYGDSEESVGDQDLSAANLKLETEDSSDGYMIGEGKSHFIGFNGSFFYSDGNYQLLKSLTGGSTIPSLVIVDPFWQQHYVYPEVETFDFSSLHAFLSEFLNGTLYPYQRSGHVLKGQREATRPPFVNLDFHELDSIPRITTCTFSELVIGFNLSNKENASNAWNKDVLVLFSNSWCAFCQRMEMVVREVYLAIKDYANMLRSGSQDVKGLDYVTLKLPEIYLLDCTLNDCDLILKSANQGEVYPALILFPAEIKKAILYQGDMAVIDIMKFVADHGSNFHHLIKEKVLWVSERVVKNQDLYDTLQTEIHEESLHKHSKYVAAPVHDNMGDEVVRPNVMNSPVSDGSHEALSQVMIGSVLIATEKLSGVQPFDRAKILIVAADQLTGFQGLIINKPIEWNVLPTLQEGFEKLKEAPLSFGGPVMQSGLPLSSLTTVSSGSSPEILPRIYFLDQVTTIRKIEELKSANKPADNYWFFLGFSSWGWDQLYHEMAAGAWDLSDDGVRHLNWP; encoded by the exons ATGAAGAATCACAAACCACTATTCTTCATCACCATATTCACGGTGCTAGTCGCAGTGGTACCTACCGTACAACTAGTTGTAGCATCGTTACCATCagcatcatcgtcatcatcgcGCAAAGTTGGCGAATGGGAGATCCTCACCAAACACAATTTCTCTTCTCAGATCCAACTCTATCCCCACATCCTCCTTCTCCTCACTATTCCAT GGTCTGGTGAGGCTCGTTCTCTTATGAAGGATGTGTCACTAATGGTTTCTGATAGGTTTGAAGAGTTTGGCAATCTGAAATTGATGTATATGCATAGGAATATTGAGAAGATGCTGGCAGATTCCCTTGGTGCTAGTGCTGATGGGATATCAGTGCTTTATTTTCACTATTCGGTGTCTTACAAGTACAAAGGGAGGTTCAATGCCAGGAACATTTTGTCTTCATTGCGTCCTTACATGTCTCTTGCGCCTGAGGAGGTTCCTCTCAAATCCCTCAACACTCCTGAGGATTTGAGAGTCTTCGTCGATTCAACCGATAAGGTTCTGGTTCTTGTTGACTTTTGTGGTTGGACCCCGAAGCTACTCGCCAAGAGTAGGAAAAATGGAACAGAAAATGGGTTTAGCATGCGAG GTGATCACCTTGGAATGGGCTTTAGCGGAGGGAATGACAAACTTCCAATATCAAGTGGGAAGACTAACCAGAAGGTGCCTG AGAATCATATGTGCAAGGCGGAGCTTGGTATCAATAATGGGTTCTGTGAAGCTCCTGGGCTTGGGGAATCTGCCTCAGTAAATGATGGTCTTCTTGAGGATTCTAAGGATACAACTTTTCATGTTCCATATTCCTGTTCACCTGAACAATTCGAACGGTTTCATTCTTTTTACTTGAAATTCATGACTGCTGTGAGAGAATTCTTTCTGCCTCCAGAACGACATAGATTTGGTCTGGTTTCAGATAAATCAATGCTTTCATCCCTTGGTGTTGATGAATCTGGTTCGTGGTTTGCAGTTCTCTACCAAGCTGGGTGTTCAAGTTgttcaaatattattaaagtagAGGATGACTTGAACTATGTTTTGCAgatgaataattattttgtcAAAGAG CTGGAAGGTAATGGACATGATCGGGATCCAATTTTACCAGCAAACAAGCCATCAGTACTTTTATTTGTTGATAGATCATCTGACTCCTCTGAGACTAGGGGGAAAAGTAAGGAAGCACTTGATGCTTTTAGAGTATTGGCACAACACTATAATGTTGTGAATCAAGCAGGTAATAGTAGCAATGATAATCACGTGAAAGTTTCTGTCCAAGATTATCATGAGTGGAAGAGTAAATCTGAGCATCCCAAGTTAAAGTTGTCTATGACAGCTCAGAAGATTAAACTAAAGGAGAAGCTGTCTTCCATCATGCTTCTAAAAGATGGTCAGCAACTTCGATTGGAAAATATAGCTTCGGATATAAAAGCTAGTTCTTTGAGTGAGATCTTTGGTTACCTTCTCCAGCAAAAGAAGGCTTCAAAACTTAGCTCCCTTGCAAAGGATTTAGGTTTCCAACTTTTATCTGATGATATTGATATCAAGTCAGCAAATGCTGAACAACCACCGTCAGAGTTTCAgtcaaatcaaatttcaacAGAAACTTCTCAAGAAGGCCATACGGATACTGTAGAGCAGGAAAATGGTCCACATAGATCTGCTATTGAGCTTCAGAGCAATCCCAATTTAAATGATCCATCTTCTCAGCATGACGAAGTGAAGCCACCTACTATTGTCTCAAGTAATGATATAAAATATGGGGATTCTGAAGAATCTGTTGGTGATCAAGATCTTTCTGCTGCCAACTTGAAACTGGAAACAGAAGATTCTTCAGATGGGTACATGATCGGGGAAGGAAAGTCTCATTTTATTGGTTTTAATGGTTCTTTTTTCTATTCTGATGGAAATTACCAGTTACTTAAAAGTCTAACTGGGGGTTCTACAATTCCATCTTTGGTTATAGTTGACCCCTTTTGGCAACAACACTATGTTTACCCTGAAGTGGAAACTTTCGACTTTTCTTCACTGCATGCTTTTCTTTCCGAGTTTCTTAATGGAACCCTGTATCCGTATCAGCGGTCAGGACATGTTCTTAAAGGCCAAAGGGAGGCCACCCGTCCTCCATTTGTTAATTTGGATTTTCATGAGCTGGACTCTATACCTAGGATCACGACTTGCACTTTCTCTGAACTTGTTATTGGTTTCAACCTGTCTAATAAAGAAAATGCTTCTAATGCATGGAATAAAGATGTGTTGGTCTTGTTTAGCAATAGTTGGTGTGCATTTTGCCAGAGAATGGAAATGGTTGTACGGGAAGTATATTTGGCCATCAAGGACTATGCAAATATGTTGAGGAGTGGATCCCAGGACGTGAAAG GCTTGGATTATGTTACGCTGAAGCTTCCTGAAATCTACTTATTAGATTGTACGTTGAATGACTGTGACTTGATATTGAAGTCAGCAAATCAG GGCGAGGTTTATCCTGCACTGATTTTATTTCCGGCAGAAATCAAGAAAGCTATTCTTTATCAAGGAGATATGGCAGTAATTGATATTATGAAGTTTGTGGCTGACCATGGAAGTAACTTTCATCATCTTATCAAGGAGAAAG TTCTTTGGGTATCTGAGAGGGTAGTGAAGAATCAAGATTTGTATGATACTTTGCAAACTGAAATCCATGAAGAATCACTTCATAAACACAGCAAATATGTTGCAGCTCCAGTTCATGATAACATGGGGGACGAGGTGGTCAGACCTAATGTGATGAATTCACCTGTATCAGATGGATCACATGAAGCATTGTCTCAAGTGATGATTGGTTCAGTGCTAATTGCCACAGAAAAGCTCTCTGGGGTTCAGCCATTTGACAGAGCGAAGATTCTCATCGTGGCAGCTGATCAATTAACCGGATTTCAAGGTCTTATCATTAACAAGCCTATAGAATGGAATGTTCTGCCTACACTCCAAGAAGGTTTTGAAAAGCTTAAGGAGGCTCCTCTATCCTTTGGTGGTCCAGTTATGCAATCTGGACTGCCTCTTTCATCTTTAACAACAGTTTCCAGTGGTTCTTCACCCGAAATCCTTCCCCGAATTTACTTTCTTGATCAGGTAACAACAATTCGAAAAATCGAGGAACTAAAGTCAGCAAATAAACCAGCTGATAATTACTGGTTTTTCCTCGGGTTCTCGAGTTGGGGTTGGGACCAGTTATATCATGAAATGGCAGCAGGAGCATGGGACTTGAGTGATGATGGCGTGAGACATTTAAATTGGCCATGA